The nucleotide window CCGTCGAATGcggagaagaagctgctgaaCTTTGACAAGTATATCAAGATTAGCCGCATCGTAGGCGAGGTGCAGCGCTTCCAGGTACCTTATAATTTGGTCGAAGTGCCCGAGATGCAACAGTTCCTCAAAGGCGCGCTCGAGGACGTGCAAGGTGCACAAGGAGGTCGTGGTGCTGATGATCTGTACCGCCGCAGCCTGCTCCTGGAGCCACGTGCAGGTAGCAAAGCCAGTGGAACGTCCGCTTCAGCAGCGGTCAGCGGTTCGGGAATGGCAGGGTCAACGGGGAGCCTAGCGATGCGTCAGAGCAGCAGTGGCGTAGCATCCGAGAATGGCAAGCTTGCGGGGCTTGATATCTTCAACTGGCGCACCGACAAGGCCGGATAGGGTAGGGTCAGGGAGGAAATCGATGCTCGTTGTACATCTGCCCACAGCGCTTCTTGCAAAGTACGCTATCCGAAACTTTCTTTGTACGGCGAGAGAACCTTGCCGACGGACGAAACGGTGTTTGTGTATATTAGGCGCTCAGcgcaatcacaatcacgaatgctcgGCTGTCCAttggtggaagagcgaTTAACGCCGGAAAGGTGGGCCGCCTGGAAATGAGCGGTGAGGGTCGTCACCGTGGCGCTTGAGGCACGTCGGTGAATATTCTCATGGGAGGTGTCAGGAACAGCCaagacaatcgtgaatgcgctCCCTATGCGTTGGACTAATAACACGCATGACGCGAGCGGAAAGTTCCGTCGCCGACCGCGGCCGTAGAGAGTCGCACATTCGTGAGTCACGTACCATCCAGCAGCCGATTTCTTATACAAAGCCGGGATATCCTCAATTTTCCGCACTGCGCTCGTGCAAGACTGGATGTGGAATGCTCTTCACAATTTGATTGAGGAGCGAAAAGGTTGTGTTTGGACAAGAGGGAGATGCTATAGGCTGCCGAAAGGATGACCCATTTCGGCGATTTCCGTCCGGTTAAAAGAGAAGAAtacacgaatcgtgaatgttgctGGCTCGTTCACCGTTAAAATTGAATACAAACCGCCAGACTGGAGGTTCAAATCGCTTTGTGCTGACGAATTTCAAAACTCGCCATCCAATTGGTGGAGTTCCAAATGAAAGACTAGAAAGGAGGCAGTGGAGGATAGCTAACTTAACGTTGATtagtattcacgattcgtgattttggaTAGCAGCTGCCACTCCACCTGTGTGCGTCACGCTGCGATGCTTTGACTATTTTCCTGAGTGGGAATCGACGATGGGGATTGCCAGTTGAGccagactcacgactctttGACGGATCGACCCGTAGGCAGTCAAGTCACGTTGCTTGTTGTGCTTGAGAACGAGCAAACTGGAATGGTCAACTGACTCGCTTTCTTCGCTCGGTGCGAGACGGAGAAACTCAGTCAATTCTTCTCGCCCTTTGGCCCTTTAcccacaatcacgaatgcgacCCGGCTTTGAGTCGTGACCGCACAGAGGACCGACAGGACAGAAAcgacagtcgtgagtcgcaCCGACTTGATCAGCTAGCTGCTTTCGTTCTTTTTCGTTTCTCCACAAGCTCTACCAATCCGAAGCTCGTCATtcttttcttctccttcatcgtcgtcgtcatcgagtcaacatcgacatcatACAATCACGTGTCTGCGCTGGAAGGACTTGCCTCACTTCAATCCACCGAGGCTACTGAAAGACTAGCCGTCGTCGTTATCGCAATGCTCTCACGATCCATCGCTCAATCTGGCGCTCGCGCTGCTAGGAGTCTTGCGCTCCGAAGCGGCTCGGTCCGCATGGTCACACCTGCTGTCGCTCGACGAACACTGCTCACTTTGTCTGCTCAGAGGTCGCTCGCATTGGGTGCTCAGAACACCCTTCTTTCTGCTCAGAGGTACGCATCTCACCTGACCCAAACCGACGACGGAAGCCCGAGCCAGCTAGTCGCGCTCAAGGACACCGGGTTTGCTTTGAGTTTACAATGCGGATAGAGGCTTGCAAAAATACTGACTCTCTTCGCTTTCTGTACGCGCTCTGCTTGCATCCGACCGTGCCGGTAACTATGCAAACCAACCTTTGCTGTCTCATTCGTAGGGGCttctcgtcttcctcgagcCGCAAGGAGATCGTCAAGGTTCCCCAGATGGCTGAGTCCATCACCGAGGGTACCTTGAAGCAGTGGAACAAGAAGGTTGGCGACTTTGTCAAGGCCGATGAGGAGGTTGCTACTATCGAGACCGACAAGGTGAGTTTTCTTGCTTCTGTGCACATGCTCAACGCTTTCTTGTGATGATATTAGGTCCTCTGCTACTTGCGACCTGTTGGCACATGCCGTGTCTGACTCTCTGACTCTTCTCTGGTCCACGCTATCTCCATTTCCCCTCCGTTCCACCTTTTCAGATCGATGTCTCTGTCAACGCTCCTCAATCCGGTACCATTGTCGAGGTGTTCGCCAGCGAAGAGGACACGGTTGAGGTCGGCAAGGACCtgttcaagctcgagccgGGCGAGGCTCCCGCCGAGGGCGCTAGTTCTGGCGACAAGCAGCCCGAaaagaaggaggagaagaaggatgAGGAcaacaagaaggacgagtccaaggagcagaagcagcccgagaagaagagcgacgacaagaagccTGCTCCGTCGGCTGATCCGCAATCGCGACCTTCGGcggccagctcgtcgcctCCTGCATCCAAGACGACATCTTCGTcagcttcgtcttcgtcatcttcgccggcttcggcttcttcttcggcaTCAAAAGGCGGTCTTGGGAGCCGAGAGGAGAATCGCGTCAAGATGTCGCGAATGCGTCTGCGTATCGCTGAGCGCTTGAAGCAGTCGCAGAACACAGCGGCTTCGCTCACCACGTTTAACGAGATTGACATGTCGAACCTCATGGCCTTCCGTGCACGACACAAGGACCGCATCCTCAAGGAGAAGGgtgtcaagctcggcttcaTGTCGGCCTTCGCCAAGGCTTCAGCGTTGGCGCTCAAAGACGTTCCGGCTGCCAACGCCAGCATTGAGGGAGCCGGTCTGGGTGACACGATTGTCTACCGCGACTTTGTGGACCTCTCGGTTGCTGTTTCGACGGACAAGGGACTTGTGACGCCTGTTGTAAGGAACCTGGAGAGCATGTCGctcatcgagatcgagcaggcgatcgctgagctcggcaagaAGGCGCGTGACAACAAGCTGACACTCGAAGACATGAGCGGCGGCACGTTCACCATCAGCAACGGCGGTGTGTTTGGCTCGCTGTTTGGTACGCCGATCCTCAATCTACCCGGttcggccatcttgggcATGCACGCCGTCAAGGACAAGGCATGGGTTGTCAACGGCAAGGTTGAGATCCGACCGATCATGGTGGTAGCTTTGACTTACGACCACCGACTGCTTGACGGTCGTGAAGCGGTAACCTTCctggtcaagctcaagcagtACATTGAGGACATGCCCAGCATGCTTCTCTAAACGCACGCGCCTCTGCTTGCATGGCTTGCTGTCGGTAGCAGGTGACGTTTCATTCCATGTTGATGTCAATACTAGGTTTCTTTGGTTTTTGGCTCTGTATTGCCAGGAATGAGTGCTCTGTGTGGGCGAAAGAGGATTTGAACCAGCACGAGTCATGATGGGAGGGAGAGTCGCGAGTGGTTGAGCTGTTGCTTTACATGGGCAGAAAAGGGCTTTGCtgcgagcagcagtcacagagtcacgagtcgtgagtgtgagtgtgagtgtgagtgtgagtgtgagtgtcgTTGGATCGGGCGAAGCAACGTTTGGCGTCGCGGGTGTTCGGCTATGCGGCGTGGGTCGAAAGGGAGTGGCGGACCCTAGCGATAcgtcgattcacgattggagAAGCATGAAAGTAGACAAGACGTCTTCAAGGTAGCGCCAACTGATCATGGAGAGGCGTGGACCATTTCCAGTTCTTGGTAGGTCTCGATCGCTCGAGCTCTCACTCTTACTGTGCTCATGCCATTTCTCTGGGACAGACGAGTTGAAAGACCATGTTCCGTGCCAAGAGGCGACCTGTTCTTCTAACAGTCACAACTTACGGAGAACGTACCTCGATTTTATTCTTCTTgaaacattcacgattcgtgattaacgaaccgtgaacggATGCGGCCTCCattttttttcttctttggTTTGAGACCTCATCCTGTTAgcacacattcacgattgtgatgATCGGCTTTGAAAGAGGCGAACATGGCCGAAAGTGAGCCAGCAGACATTTCTTAGACCGGCAAGCGCATCTGTCTGAATCACTATTGTTTGCTCTATAGAAGGTTGCAGCCAGAACTAGTTTGCTATCGGGGGCTCGAGAAGCGTTTCTATATCCATAATTTTCAGGGGttcaaatcgtgaatcgtaaatcgtacATCCATTCTCGAACAGGACCCTGTTTCAGTTGGCACAGTCGTgacagttgtgagtggtgagtggtgagaGGAGAGTAGGTGGTTGCGgttcagtcacgagttggagTTGAGCCTCATTCGTCCTGTTTTCGCCGATcttcaatcacgaatggcaagAAATAAGAGTGAACCGCAGCGAACTTGTTCACGTTTTGAGTTCCATCACCCAATGTTAATCGGACTGACTCACTATGATTTCTGATTTCACTAGCTCActaactcacgactcacgactcgcgactcaTGTCTCACGACTTGGCTGACGGAGAGTGAAATTTgtttttttctttttgtTTTTCTTCCAACTGAGACACACGCCAACGcccaattcgtgattcgtggttgacAATTGGCAGTTTCTTTTGTCTTCAGGCACAACCGTGATCTGACAAGCGAGCTTTCTCACCGTACCACAGACGAACACGCACGACCGAGGCGTACTTTAATTATTACAgccctcgtgcctgtttCCACGTCCTtttcacaatcgtgaatcacaaaaaagaatcgtgaattagCAAGGAGTTGCCAGCGCGTTCGTGGTTGtaacaaacacgaaacgCTGTAAGCCAACTTGAATATCGAAGCGACGtgggattcacgattcacgattctgtcACGAGTCAGCTGCGAGTCAGTCGGTGAGTGAGTCGGTCTCGATCTGACATGTTCGATTCTGTACGCCCTTGTCACAAGCACACCTGACAGGACTCTcatgcaatcgtgaatgcaacTTTTTGCACGCGTGAGTGAGGGAGTGAGGGAGTGAGTGAGTAAGTGAGCAAGTGTCCAGCTGGGCGAGGGGTTGGCGACAAAACGTGCAACCacaaagcgtgaagctcTTGTTGCATCATGCATGATTCAGCTTAGCCcctgcttggcttgaaAGACGCCTGtctcagtcgtgagttgtcGCTCTTCGCATCCGCTCCAGCGGAGCATGGAGACCAAGATCATcttggcttcttggccattggcttcttggccattggcttcttggccaACTCTAAATACCTTGCTTGCTTCCTACATCCGGCGTTCATCTCAACTCGATTTACCTCTCATCACGACCAACACCCACCATCATTCTTACTCCGCCATTGAGCCctcgcttctgcttgcAAGGCTTCCTTGATGCTGGCCTCAGTCCCAGCCGTGGAATCACTTCCGTGAGCTCCATCCTTTCTCTCCGCGTCGCTTAGCTATGGCCTGAAGCATAGCCGCCAACGTTCCCTTCCATCATGCCGTTTGCGGATCTACTTTGGCGATCTTCGCCACACAGTACCATGGATATCCAAATTCAGAGTGTCCCAACCTCTTACCCTACAGCAGCACAACCACCTTCTcggtcgtcatcgtcattgtcgCCATCCCGCACTCCCTCCCTTCGTCGACGTCTCACTTTTGGACGTACCGCTAAACCACAGCCTTCTCCAGCGATACACGGCGATCTGCTTTACCCAACACAAGCCGTACTTGCCGGTGCCACAACCAACAGAGCTTCCCACTATTCAACCCCCGACGATCACAGCATTGGCCGCGCGCCAGCACGCACTCCGAGCCTCACTGTCGTATCAACGTCCAAGCCTCCTTCTGCTACCCACTCTCGCATGCATTCGCCGCTTCCTCGAGGCGTATCTCCAACAACCTTTGCTCTATCTTTGCCTGCCGCGTCTCCGACGCATCAGTACGACAGGCTGCTCGATCCGTCAAGTACATCTGCTTCTGTTTCCTCTCGCACGTCTCCTTCACCCTTGAACaatccaccaccaccaccaccatcaaccTCGACGACGTCTGCGTTGCAACAAATCGCACAACCAGCTTCATCAACAAGTCTGTCTCAAAACTTGCCCACATCAGCCGAGCCTTCTTCCACAACACCTTCCAGCAGCAAGGGCCAGAAGTTGCGATCACCCTTCCCtcctgcttcttcctcgacaCGTACGAGCAGCACACATCGCGACAGATCCGTTATGGGTACTGCCATGTTTCGAAGAGCTAGTTTGCGTCGTCGCACTGCTTCCAGCGACTCTACCATCTCACTTACCCAAAAGGCTCTGCCGCAAGCCACAGGCCCAACGCCACCACCCGAACCCAAAGCCACATCCAGCATCATGGCCACCATTGCTTCTGCGCCGGTCGCTCCGGTCGCTCCGGTCGCTGCAGCAGTATCTCTGCCCGCTTCAGACGCACCAACAGGCCGCTTTGCGCGTATCTTTGGCCGTAGAAAGTCGTTCTCGGGTCCCACCAACGTGTTTCCCAAACCCAATTTGGTATCCAACCCTGTCCCTGCGCTGCCACACGCCAATGGCTTAGTCCACAAGAACTCGCCTCCTCTGGCAGTCATCTCTTCTGGCTGGCAAGGGCCACCAGATGAGACGAATTCATCTCGAGCCAATTCTGGTCACAGCGTACCCCTTTCTCCTCGAACCATGTCGCCACTCCTTCGGCTCTCTTCGGAAAACCCCGTTTCTAGCGTCAAGGGCAATGCGCACAAGGCTCTCgctccagcagcagtacAGTTACAGTCAGTAGACAGTCAGAGCAGCAAAGTCTCGACATTCTCATTCCCAGCTCGAATGTCACTCTCCAACGACTCATGGCAACAAGCGCCATCAGTGGCCGATTCATCGCGTCAGAGACTAGCGGAACATTCGGCCAGCCGGTCTCGGTCTGTACCTCTGGCAACCTTGCCTATCTCAAATCCGATCCCGCTGTCCCCCTCGCAGAATCCCTTCGAAGGTTCCACGATGCCATCGCCTCAGCGCCGTCCTACTCGCCCAGGTCGCAGTCTCAGCTTCAGTCTTGGCCATAGGAAGAAAAGCAAGAGCCTTTCCATGATTGGACACATGTTTGGCAGTAGTAGCTCGCAGACAGAACCATTCACAGCATTGCCTCGGCTCCCAGCCGCAGCTTCGACCCTTAGCGAGAGGTACCCACCTGCCGAGAACGGTGTGAGTCCGGTTATCGAACCCACCGTGTCAAGCCATTCTCGCAAGCCTTCACTGCGAGTTCGGCTTAAAATGGGAcgtggtgctgctgaacAGGGCTCGCAGCGCCCTACTACACCCGAGATCGAGAGCTGGAAGCAAAGATTGGCCGAGCCTCGTGTCGATGTTGCATCCGATCAGACAGAACGAATGCTTCGGGCCAATAGCGATGATGCTTTCCGATCCAAGCATTCTGGATCACCCGTCAAGATTGTACGTTCCAAGAGTTTGATCAGACGCAAGCCGCCCCCCGAGATCAAGCAAGAGGAAATCGATATCAGCTCGAGTACTCCAGTGTATGGCAAGGCCTTTCGAACGCTCAAAGTGGATCAACACGCCAGCTCACCGTTCGGTGGTAGCCCTACATCCTCGCCTGAACTTGTGATTACTACGCTACCGGATCCCGAACCACGAGCTGACTTTGAGCCGACAGCTGCTCGCGGTCTCGGTCTCATtgacgcttctgctgcagcttcgaAAGGCGCCAATAGCTCAGTTCccagcatcgacatccGGCCTGGTACGCCCTCTCGCGAAGCTTGGCCTGATGTTGCGTCCAGTCCGACTAACTCTGCCTCACAACTAAGCCGGCAGAGGCTTGCGCCTGGCTCACCGCCCCATGTGCCTCAAAGACGCCGTTCTTCAGGTATGCACAGCATTGCTGACACCTCAATGTCTGTTGATCGACCATGGTCTCTGATCAGCGCTAGCGAGGCTGACACGCCGCTTCTGAAGCTGCGAAGTCTGGTTGTCAATACCAATGTATCTGAGGACAGCCGTGAGGAGAACCGTAGCAGCGACGACCTCTTCTTC belongs to Mycosarcoma maydis chromosome 3, whole genome shotgun sequence and includes:
- a CDS encoding putative alpha-ketoglutarate dehydrogenase KGD2; the encoded protein is MLSRSIAQSGARAARSLALRSGSVRMVTPAVARRTLLTLSAQRSLALGAQNTLLSAQRGFSSSSSRKEIVKVPQMAESITEGTLKQWNKKVGDFVKADEEVATIETDKIDVSVNAPQSGTIVEVFASEEDTVEVGKDLFKLEPGEAPAEGASSGDKQPEKKEEKKDEDNKKDESKEQKQPEKKSDDKKPAPSADPQSRPSAASSSPPASKTTSSSASSSSSSPASASSSASKGGLGSREENRVKMSRMRLRIAERLKQSQNTAASLTTFNEIDMSNLMAFRARHKDRILKEKGVKLGFMSAFAKASALALKDVPAANASIEGAGLGDTIVYRDFVDLSVAVSTDKGLVTPVVRNLESMSLIEIEQAIAELGKKARDNKLTLEDMSGGTFTISNGGVFGSLFGTPILNLPGSAILGMHAVKDKAWVVNGKVEIRPIMVVALTYDHRLLDGREAVTFLVKLKQYIEDMPSMLL